One Streptosporangium becharense genomic window, TGGAGCGACCGGAGCGTCTGGGAGACCTGCGGCGGCGCGGTCTGGTCGGCCCGCGGACGCACGTGATCGCCGTGGACGTCGACCACCGGGTGCCGACCGAGGCCGAGCTGGCCCGGCGGGCGGCGCTGTGGGGGGTGCGCGTCGTGCCGGACGGCACGGTCGTCGACCTCGGTGAGGCCCCGCCCGCCCCGGCCCCCGTGCCCCGCCGGACCCTGTTGCTCGGTGGCAGCCGTTCCGGCAAGTCCGCCGAGGCCGAGCTGCGGCTGGCGGCCGAACCCGGGGTCCTGTACGTCGCGACCGGGCCGTCGGGCGAGGGCGACCCCGAGTGGCTGCGCCGGATCGAGGCGCACCGGCACCGCAGGCCCGCCCACTGGGGCACGACCGAGACCACCGACCTCGCCGGCCTGCTCCGGTCTGCCACGATCCCGCTGCTGATCGACGGGCTCGGCACCTGGGTGGCCGCGGTGTTCGACGAGTGTGACGCCTGGTCCGGCGAGAACGGCCGGGACGCGGTCGCGGCCCGGTTCGACGAACTGGTCGACGCCTGGCGGCGGGCCCGGGTCCGGGTCGTGGCGGTCTCCGACGAGGTCGGTCTCGGCGTGGTGCCCGCCACCTCCGGCGGCCGGTTGTTCCGCGACGCCCTGGGCCGGTTGAACCAGCGCCTCGCCGGGGAGTCCGAGGACGTCGCCCTCGTCGTGGCCGGCCGCCTCCTTCCCCTCCCGATCTGACTTCTCCGTCTGGCTTCTCCATCCCCCTCCCGGTCTGACCTCCCGGTCTGGCTCCTCCATCCCCCTCCCGGTCTGACCTGCCCATCGTCCCGGCCTGGCCCGACCGTCAGCCCGCCCCACGGCCTGATCCCGCCGCCGACCTCCCTCCG contains:
- a CDS encoding bifunctional adenosylcobinamide kinase/adenosylcobinamide-phosphate guanylyltransferase, whose product is MKVLISGTAGAGGWPSPGCECASCGRLDPGHRRPTSVVLSGSVRLPPTGPFPSGHRASSGPDGLTVTTPGGRRVLYAAPLRSPVPQDGPATPQDGLLLPCGGEDGRRALPSPDDRPTGSRGGEDGCGPAPDLVLADVLERPERLGDLRRRGLVGPRTHVIAVDVDHRVPTEAELARRAALWGVRVVPDGTVVDLGEAPPAPAPVPRRTLLLGGSRSGKSAEAELRLAAEPGVLYVATGPSGEGDPEWLRRIEAHRHRRPAHWGTTETTDLAGLLRSATIPLLIDGLGTWVAAVFDECDAWSGENGRDAVAARFDELVDAWRRARVRVVAVSDEVGLGVVPATSGGRLFRDALGRLNQRLAGESEDVALVVAGRLLPLPI